One Thermoanaerobacter kivui genomic window, TCTTGCTTTTTTAATTCCTTTAAAATTTCAGAAATGTGAGCTCCATATTCTATAGAAGGATCTAATTCAAAGATGATTTCTGGAGTATATCTCATTTTTATTCTTCTGCCAATTTCATGCCTTATATAACCAGCTGCGCTTTTTAAACCCTCAAAAGTTTCTTTTTTGTCTTCTTCACTGCCAAATATGCTCACATATACTTTTGCATATCTTAAATCCTTTGTGACTTCTATGTCAGTAATGCTGACCATAGCCTTAATTCTGGGGTCTTTTATTTCCTCTAAAATCATTTTGCTTATTTCTCTTTTCATCTCTTCTGAAAGTCTGCCACTTCTGTACTGCATTATAATCATCCTTTCAACGAGGAATTTCTTCCATTTGATATGCTTCTATTATATCCCCCTCTTTGATGTCATTAAATTTATCAATGCCAATACCACACTCAAAACCCTGCTGGACTTCTCTTACGTCATCTTTAAACCTCTTTAAAGAAGCAATTTTACCTTCATATACTACTATTCCATCTCTTATTACTCTTATATCAGCATTTCTCAAAATTTTTCCACTTACGACGTAACAACCGGCAACATTTCCTACACCAGGTACTCTAAACACAGCTCTTACTTCTGCTCTTCCTAACTCCACTTCCTTATACTTAGGCTCTAATAAACCTTTTATAGCGGCTTTTATGTCTTCAATAGCGTCATATATAATTCTGTATAGTCTAACATCAACATTTTCTTTTTCGGCTAAACTTTTTGCATTAGTTTCTGGCCTTACATTGAATCCTATTATAATAGCATTTGAAGCAGATGCCAACATAACGTCTGTTTCAGTGATAGCTCCTACTGCGCCGTGTATGACTTTTATTCTTACTTCTTCATTGCTGAGCTCTTCTACTGATTTTTTGAGAGCTTCTACCGATCCTTGTACATCTGCTTTTATAATGATATTTAATTCTTTTACATTTCCTTCTTTTATTTGATTAAATAACTCTTCAAGAGAAATCTTTTGCTTGCGTTTGAGTTCCATTTCTTTTTGAAGTTCTTTGCGCTTCTCTGCCAATATTCTCGCTTTTTTATCGTCCTCTAATACTATAAACTTGTCTCCTGCCTCTGGAACCTCAGAAAAACCTAAAACTTCTACTGGCATAGAGAGTCCTGCTTTTTTAATCCTTTTGCCTTTATCGTCAAACATAGCTCTCACTTTTCCGTAAACAGTACCAGCTAAAATTACATCTCCAACCTGCAAGGTTCCGCTTTGGACAATTACGGTTGCAACAGGACCTTTTCCTTTTTCTAATTTTGCTTCTATTATGGTACCTCTTGCAGGTTTATTAGGATTAGCTTTTAAATCTTCCATTTCTGCTACCAACAAAATCATTTCTAAGAGATTATCTATACCTATGTTCTTTTTAGCGGATACATTTACACATATAGTATTTCCGCCCCATTCTTCTGGCACAAGCCCTAATTCACTTAGTTCTGTCTTTACTTTGTCTGGATTTGCAGTAGGCAAATCTATTTTATTTATGGCTACAATAATAGGAACATTAGCAGCTTTTACATGGTTTATCGCTTCAACCGTTTGGGGCATCACGCCATCATCAGCTGCTACCACCAATACTACTATATCAGTTATGCTGGCACCTCTTGCCCTCATAGCTGTAAAAGCCTCATGTCCAGGAGTATCTAAGAAAACTATTTTTTTGTCGTTTATTTCAACTACTGAAGCGCCAATATGCTGAGTGATTCCACC contains:
- the rbfA gene encoding 30S ribosome-binding factor RbfA — translated: MQYRSGRLSEEMKREISKMILEEIKDPRIKAMVSITDIEVTKDLRYAKVYVSIFGSEEDKKETFEGLKSAAGYIRHEIGRRIKMRYTPEIIFELDPSIEYGAHISEILKELKKQEGDDN
- the infB gene encoding translation initiation factor IF-2; the encoded protein is MEVNNMSKMRVYELAKELNLSSKDLISKLNDLDIKVKNHMSTLEDEDVELILDILTDKPKETEETKEEVENTFIDDMEDLEEERTYKKSGKKGGKKNKKNNKKAFAKNIEEEKKEDEIKIITIPEFLTVKELSEKMKINPTEIIKKLIAKGIMVTVNQQIDFENAAKIAEEYGFLVDKEEVKDEFELLLEDTPDDERDLQPRPPIVTVMGHVDHGKTSLLDAIRKTNVTMKETGGITQHIGASVVEINDKKIVFLDTPGHEAFTAMRARGASITDIVVLVVAADDGVMPQTVEAINHVKAANVPIIVAINKIDLPTANPDKVKTELSELGLVPEEWGGNTICVNVSAKKNIGIDNLLEMILLVAEMEDLKANPNKPARGTIIEAKLEKGKGPVATVIVQSGTLQVGDVILAGTVYGKVRAMFDDKGKRIKKAGLSMPVEVLGFSEVPEAGDKFIVLEDDKKARILAEKRKELQKEMELKRKQKISLEELFNQIKEGNVKELNIIIKADVQGSVEALKKSVEELSNEEVRIKVIHGAVGAITETDVMLASASNAIIIGFNVRPETNAKSLAEKENVDVRLYRIIYDAIEDIKAAIKGLLEPKYKEVELGRAEVRAVFRVPGVGNVAGCYVVSGKILRNADIRVIRDGIVVYEGKIASLKRFKDDVREVQQGFECGIGIDKFNDIKEGDIIEAYQMEEIPR